The DNA window GCTGGAAGGGCAAAGGCGAACATAGAAGCAAGCCTCAAAAGAGAAGGTGATGCTCTAAAAGTATATGTTGTGGCAACCGTTGACATATCCGGGAAGATCCTTCAGTACGGTAGGGGTATGTTTGAACAGGTGGCAAAGCAGTACTTTGCTCAGTTTTCTCAGTGTGCCAAAAACTATTTGGAAGCTAAGCAGGAAAGTGAAGAAGAAAAAAAAATGCCACCTAAGCCTGTAGAACTAAATGCCTTGAGCCTTTTCTTAAAGGCTCTTTTGGCATGGCTTTTAACTCCTTTTAAGAGGATCTTCGGAAGTAAGGCGTAGGTAATCCCATACGTTGTCAAAGTCTTCAAGGAGGTGATCAAATCCCTTTATTACCTCCTTCCTCTTCGCCTCCTTTATTATTTTCTTTGCACCTGTATCCCCCTTCAATTCTGCCAGCGCTTTATAGTATCTTCTACTGAAAAGCGAAGGTGGACAAGGCTCTCCATTTTTTTCAAAGGAAACAATATCGTAACCTTCATTAAAATGCTTTATAAGCACTCTCAGCATATAGTCATTTACAAAGGGCTGGTCTGAAAGAATTAATACAATAGCCTCCAACTTTAACTCTGTAGCCTTCTCTGATACGAGCCTTATGGAGGAAGCCATACCTTCAGAATATTTCGGATTGTATATGAGTCTTCCATTTTCCACTTTTGAAGCGATCTCTTTGTGATAAGCCCCGGTTATTATGTAGGTATGCTCAGGCTCTACAATTAAACACTTTTCAAGCAATCTCTTAAGCAATGGCATACCTTCATAGGGGAAGAGAAACTTGGGGGCGCCGAATCTTTCACACCTTCCAGCTGCAAGGATAAAAAAACCTACCGTTTTATTTTTCCTAATCTCATTCATGTGAACTAATCCATTTTATAAATAGATGGAGTCTTTTGCTTCATGATTTCGTGTAATTTTGCTGAATTTACCTCAACGTAATATTTTTTATCTTCTGAATAGCATCTTAAAGTGTAGTCCGGAAGTTTGCCAAAGAGATCTCCTGCGTTCCTGATCTTAAAATAACTCCTCCAGGGGGGAATCTTATCAACGATAAGTTCAGAGCCTTCAGAAAAGAGTCTCAGAGAACACCATGGTAGATCTGATCCTCTCTTGAACTTAAGGAGAAGATAACTGTTTTTGAATTCGTATCTTAATACTTCAAGATCAGTCTCAGGGAAGGATACTCCGCTTTCCTCCGGATTCAAAAACACCCCTACGCTTTTACCATCCGGATAAACACTTTCCACGTAAACGCTCCCTTTATATGGAATTTTAAAAACGCCTTTTGCGGAACTTTCACAAGATCCTTCCATCTCAAAATTCCCATCTGTTGAATAAACGCGCATAGTTGCTGATGGGGTTACACCTTCAAAGCTAACATCCCTGAGTTGTATATCTATGTTCGCACTTCCCGTAAAGTTTTGCAGTTCTGTGAACATACTGTATCGCATAACACAAGGTTCCTTTATCTTGCCAGAAATGTATAGAGAATAAGTTAGCTGTGGGTTATAGACGAAAAGTTCTCCATAAGTGATGGGAAATCTTATACCCGCGTATGAGGCAAATAGAGTGTATGTATCCGGTTTTTCTCCGGTAAATTTTATGTTTAGAGCCTTGCACTCGCCTTCTACCTGACATGCTTTTTTGAAATTCACACTATCCTTTGATACCGAGTAGTAAAGCCCATCCGCATAACCGATAAAAACCACCGTACCGTCGGAAAGCATTTTTTCGGAAAATACAGTTACACTTTTGTCCGTTTCCGTCAGGAGACCTTCATAAGATCCGTAAACCTCCATGCTTGTGATACCGTCGGGGAGTTTGATGGGCAGTGTGTACCTTCCGTAAAGGAATATCTCCTGATCCGACTGATCCTGAAGGTATAAAAACCTCCAAACCCTTCCGTCATGGTAAGCAAGATAAGAGCCTAACATGTATGCATATGTATCTCCGCTTTGAAGGGTTGAAAAGCTTGTATTTAAG is part of the Hydrogenobacter sp. genome and encodes:
- a CDS encoding SRPBCC domain-containing protein — translated: MELVVRESFETKADFKKAWEFFSNPEFIVPCIPGAEIKEIKEDGSFEASVKLKLGAVSLNFLGSMKYEKLDETNGLMVLSGEGKEKGGAGRAKANIEASLKREGDALKVYVVATVDISGKILQYGRGMFEQVAKQYFAQFSQCAKNYLEAKQESEEEKKMPPKPVELNALSLFLKALLAWLLTPFKRIFGSKA
- a CDS encoding nucleotidyltransferase family protein, which translates into the protein MNEIRKNKTVGFFILAAGRCERFGAPKFLFPYEGMPLLKRLLEKCLIVEPEHTYIITGAYHKEIASKVENGRLIYNPKYSEGMASSIRLVSEKATELKLEAIVLILSDQPFVNDYMLRVLIKHFNEGYDIVSFEKNGEPCPPSLFSRRYYKALAELKGDTGAKKIIKEAKRKEVIKGFDHLLEDFDNVWDYLRLTSEDPLKRS